In Candidatus Manganitrophus morganii, the genomic window TGTCGATCTCGCCGCTCTGGCGGACGAGATCGGCCACCACGGAGCCGAAGAGAAGCTCCTTCCAACGCGACCGGACCGGTTTTCCGACGAGGATCTTGCTGACGTTTTTCGCGCGCGCATAGCTGAGGATCTCTTGGCTGACGCGGTGGCCGGTGAGGGTCACCGTCTCGGCCCCCAGCTGCTCGGCCAGGCGCAGCGCCCGGACCACCTGGTCCCGCTCCGATTCCGGCCGGCGCGCATGCTCCGGCGTCTGCACGTAGGCGGCGATCCATTTTCCGTGTAATCCCGCGGCCATGCGGCGCGCGGTCCGAATCAGCTTCCGCGCGCGGGGGGTCGGGTTCACGCAGACCATGATCGTCTCCCCCGCCGGCCAGACTCGGGGAACCGCATGATCCCGACGATAGACCTGCATCTCCGCATCGACCCGGTCGGCCGTGCGGCGCAACGCCAACTCTCGAAGCGCCGTCAAGTTCCCTTTTCGAAAGAAGTTTTGGATCGCCTGCTCGGCCTGCTCCGGAACATAGACTTTTCCCTCTTTGAGGCGGCGGATGAGATCCTCCGGAGGAATATCGATCAGTTCCAGCTCATCGGCCTGCTCCAGGACGGAGTCGGGAACCGTTTCGTGCACCGGAATGCCGGTGATCTGCGTGACCACGTCGTTCAGACTCTCGAGGTGCTGAACATTTATTGCGGTATAGACATCGATTCCCGCATCAAGCAGCTCTACGACATCCTGCCATCGTTTGGCATGCCGCGATCCCGGCGCATTGGTGTGCGCGAGCTCATCCATCAGAATCAAGGTGGGGCGGCGTTTTAGGGCCGCGTCGAGGTCGAACTCCTTCAGGACGGTCTCCTGATACTCGACCGGGCGGGGAAGCAGCCTCTCCAGCCCTTCCACCAACGCCTCGGTCTCCCGCCGTCCATGAGTTTCCACCCAGCCGATGACGACATCGACCCCCGCTTCAAGCTGTTCGTGGGCCGCCTCCAGCATGGCAAAGGTCTTTCCCACGCCGGCCGCCGCGCCGAAAAAAACGCGCAGCTTGCCGCGCGCCTGTTTTTTCTCCTCCTCACGGAAGCGCTTTAAAAGCGCATCCGGATCTGGCCGGTGTTCGTCCATCCATACTCCATTGGCCATACCCCATTGGCCGATGCCAACCGTTTGGGTGATCAGCTTAAGTCTATTTTTACCATAAACGTATTCTGAAAGCTTGGTCTACTTGGCGCATCGGATCTTTTCATTGACTCTTCTTCGTCAGGTCGTCGAGCGCCAGATTCAATCCGAGAAGATGGACCCGTTGCTCTCCCAACACCCCGAACTGGCGCCCCTCGGTCTGCCTGGCGATCAACCCTCTGACCACCTCTTCCTCCAACCCCCGTCTCTTCGCGACGCGTCCGACCTGATATTCCGCCGATGCCGGGGTGATGTGCGGGTCGAGCCCGCTGCCGGAGGCGGTGACGAGGTCTACCGGCACCGGATCGGTATTCTCCGGATCGGCCGATTTGAGCGCCGCCACGCGGTCTGCGACCGCTTTCTTCAACACGTCATTGGCGGGTCCGAGGTTCGATCCCGACGACGCCGACGCGTTGTACGGAAACGGTCCGGTCGCAGAGGGCCGGCCCCAAAAATATTTCGGATCGTCAAACGGCTGGCCGACAAGCCGGGACCCCACCACCTCGCCTTCTTTGCGGATCAGACTCCCATCGACTTGATTTGGAAAGAGCAGGCCCGCGATTCCCGTCACGCCGAGGGGATAAAGCGCCCCTGTAATGACGGTGAGAACCAAAAACATCAACACCGCCGGTCGTAATTCTCGTTTCCACATAAACACCTCCTATTTTATATGCGGGGCCGGCGATGGAAGAAGCTTTTGGTTTCGGATCTTCTCACTCGGCGCGCCCATCCCCTAGATCGATTGTATGTGGGGCCGGCGCTAGTAGAACTCTTTGATTTCAGACCTTCTCACCAGGTGCGCCATGCCCCAGATCGGTTGTATGTGGGGGCCGGCGCTGGTAGAACTCTTTGATTTCAGACCTTCTCACCAGGTGCGCCATGCCCCAGATCGGTTGTATGTGGGGGCCGGCGCTGGTAGAACTCTTTGATTTCAGACCTTCTCACCAGGTGCGCCATGCCCCACACCCTACGCCCAACCCAGCGCAACTAAGATCAGATCGATCATTTTAATCCCGATAAAAGGAACAACCATCCCCCCCAATCCATAGACCAAGAGATTGCGCCGGAACAAGGACGCCGCGCCGACCGGCCGGTAGCGAATCCCTCGAAGACAGAGCGGGATCAACGCCACAATCACCAACGCATTGAAGATCACCGCCGAGAGGACCGCGCTTTGCGGTGTCTCCAATCCCATGACGTTCAACGCTCCGAGCCCAGGATAAATTCCGACAAAGGCCGCCGGAAGGATGGCAAAGTACTTCGCAATGTCGTTGGAGATGCTGAAGGTCGTCAAAGCCCCTCGTGTCATCAGAAGCTGCTTTCCGACCTCAACAATCTCGATGAGCTTCGTCGGATTGGAGTCGAGATCGACCAGGTTTCCCGCCTCTTTGGCCGCTTGCGTTCCGGTGTTCATCGCCACCGCCACGTCGGCTTGGGCCAACGCCGGCGCATCGTTCGTCCCGTCGCCGGTCATCGCCACCAATCGCCCGCCGATCTGCAGATCACGAATCAGCTTCAGTTTGGTTTCCGGTGTCGCCTCGGCAAGGAAATCATCGACCCCCGCCTCCGCGGCGACGGCCGCCGCCGTCAGCGGATTGTCTCCGGTGATCATCACTGTTTTGATTCCCGCCTTGCGAAGCTCTAAGAAACGTTCTTTGATCCCTCCCTTGACGATATCCTTCAGATGAATCACCCCGAGCGCCTTTCCCCCATCGGCGACGACCAGCGGCGTCCCCCCCTGTTTCGCAATGTGTTCTACGACGGCTCGGACATCAGACGGGATTTCGCTCCCCTGGCTTTTGACCCAGCTCTCGATGGCGTCGCCGGAGCCTTTCCGGATCTGCTCTCCCGCCGGAAGGTTTACGCCGCTCATCCGTGTCTGCGCGGAGAAGGGGACAAACGTTGCGCCGATCTCATGGATCTGCCGCTCTCGTATCTTGTAGCGCTGCTTGGCCAGCACGACGATGCTCCGGCCTTCCGGCGTTTCATCGGCCAGCGAGGCGAGCTGCGCCGCGTCGGCCAGGCGCTCCGGGGTCACCCCCCGCGCCGGTGTAAATTCGGTCGCCTGACGGTTTCCCAACGTGATGGTCCCTGTTTTATCGAGAAGGAGCACGTCGACATCCCCCGCCGCCTCGACTGCTTGCCCCGACATGGCAATCACATTTGCTTGGACCATCCGGTCCATCCCGGCGATCCGGATCGCCGAGAGGAGACCGCCGATCGTCGTCGGGATCAGGCAAACCAGTAAAGCGACCAGGACGGTGACCGTCACCGGCGTTCCACTCCCTGCGGCGGTCACGCTGTACAAGGAAAAGGGCAAGAGGGTCACGCAAACCAAGAGGAAGAGGATCGTGAGAGACGCGAGCAAAATATTCAGGGCGATCTCATTCGGGGTCTTCTGGCGCTTCGCCCCTTCCACCATGGCGATCATCCGGTCGATGAACATCTCCCCCGGATTCGTGGTGATGCGGACCACGAGCCAATCGGAGAGGACCCGCGTTCCCCCCGTCACGGCGCTCCGGTCCCCCGACTCTCGGATCACCGGGGCGCTTTCTCCCGTGATGGCGCTTTCATTCACAGAGGCGACCCCGACGATCACCTCCCCGTCCGCGGGGATATCGTCGCCCGCCTCGACCAGCACAACATCTCCTTTACGTAAGGAGCTGGCAGAAACGGCTTGATACCGGCCACGATCCTCCGGATCGGCCAATTTCTTTGCGGAAAGCTCCCGGCGGGATTGCTTCAACGCCGCCGCCTGCGCCTTCCCCCGCCCCTCCGCCACCGCCTCGGCAAAGTTGGCGAAAATCACCGTAAACCAAAGCCAGACGGAGATCGCCAAGATATATCCGGTCTGCATTTCACCCCTGCCGAACAACGCCTGTACAAACAACAGGGTCGTCAGGATACTTCCGATCTCGACCACAAACATGACCGGGTTTCGGATCTGCTCTCTTGGATCGAGCCTCCGAAACGCCTCCACAACCGCCTGATGAAGGATCGCCCGATCAAACAACGGCCGGCTCTTTTTTGAGTCGCTCATTTTCTTCCTCTCTATCATATGTGGGGCCGGCGCTGGAAGAACTATTTGATTTCGGATCTTCACACCAGATGCGCCATGCCCCACGCCCTGTCTTACTATAATTTCATGTGGGACCGGTGCTAGGCTCTTCCTTGTTACTTTTAGGCCTTCACATTAGGTGCGCCTTGCCCCACGCCCTATTTATATGTGGGGCCGGCGCTGGGAGAAGACTTCGATTTTAGATCTTCACCTTCGGTGCGCCTTGCCCCACGCCCTATTGAAAATGCTCTGCAATCGGGCCCAGGGCCAGGGCGGGGAAAAAGGTCAACGCCCCGACGATCACGATCACGCCGATCAGCCACGCGATGAAAAGCGGCGTATGGGTTGGAAGGGTCCCGGCGCCGATCGGCAATCGCTTCTTTTTTGCCAGTGACCCGGCCAGGGCCAACGTCGGCACCGCCAGCCAGAACCGCCCGACCAACATCGCAAAGGAACCGGTCAGGTTATAAAACGGCGTGTTCGCTCCCAACCCGGCAAAGGCGCTGCCGTTGTTGTTCCCCATCGAGGTAAACGCATAGAGCACTTCGCTGAAGCCGTGCGCGCCGGGATTGAAGATCGACGCTTTGCCGATGTCGGTCGCCATCGCGACCGCCGTCAAGACCAATACCGTGATCGGCATGATCAGGATCAGCAGCGACGCCATCTTCATCTCATATGCCTCGATCTTCTTGCCGAGGTACTCCGGTGTCCGCCCGACCATGAGGCCGGCGACGAAGACGGCGATGATCGCAAAGACAAGCATGCCGTAAAGTCCGGAGCCGACCCCGCCGAAAATCACCTCGCCGAACTGCATCAGTAAGAGGGGGACCAACCCGCCCAAGGGGGTATAAGAATCATGCATGGAGTTGACCGAGCCGTTGGAGGCGGCGGTGGTCGCCGCGGCCCAAATGACCGAATTGGCAATGCCGAAGCGGACCTCTTTCCCTTCCATGTTTCCGCCCGGCTGGAGATTCCCCGCCGCCTGGTCGACGCCGGCGCCGGCCGCCATCGGATTCCCGGCCGACTCCGCCCAATATCCTCCGGCAGTAAACAAGACCAGGACGATGGTCATGGCGGCCAGAATGGCCCATCCTTGCCTCGTATCTCCGACCATCATACCGAAGGTGTAGCAAAGCGCCGCCGGGATGAGGAGAATGGCCAGCATCTCCAGGAAATTCGAGAGCGGCGTCGGATTCTCCAATGGATGGGCGGCGTTGGCGTTGAAAAACCCGCCGCCGTTCGTGCCGAGCTGTTTGATGGCGATTTGAGAGGCCGCCGGCCCCACCGCGATCGACTGTTCGGTCACGATCACCGTCTCTGTTTTCGTCTGGCCTCGTTCATCCAGAACCGGGTTCCCGCTTTGGTCGGTGACCGCTTGGTCGTAGCTTGTCGGCTGGAGCAACTTCGCGGTTTTGTAAACGCCGAAGGTCTGCGGAACCCCCTGAGCCACCAGGATCAGGGCAAGAATAAACGAGAATGGAAGGAGGACATAGAGGGTCGATCGGGTCAGATCGACCCAGAAGTTGCCGAGCCCCTCGACCGACCGGCGTGTGAAGCCCCGGATCAGCGCGAGCAGGATGGCGATGCCGGTGGCCGCCGACACGAAATTGTGGACCGCCAGCCCGAGCATCTGGGTGAGGTAGCTCATCGTCGTCTCGCCGCCGTACCCCTGCCAATTGGTATTCGTCGTAAAGCTGACCGCCGTGTTGAGGGAGGAGTCGGGCGACACCGCGCCCAATTCCTGCGGGTTGAGCGGCAAAAAACCTTGGAGCCGCTGCTGTAGATAAAGGACGATCAACCCGACGACGCTGAACAGCAGCAGCGCCGCCGTATAGCGCTGCCAGTCCATCTCTTCCTCTTCCCGAACACCGCAGAGCCGATAGATCAGCCGTTCGACCGGCGCCAAAAGACGATTCAGTCCGGCCGGCTTTCCCTCGAAAACCCGGGCCATGTACCATCCCAGCGGCTTGACCAGGGCCACCAACACCACGAAAAAAAGTGTGATTTGTAGAACGCCATGGGTTGTCATTAGAATCTCTCCGGTTTCAAGAGCGCATACAATAAATAAAAGAGCAGACCGACCGCGAGGAGTCCACCGATGAGATACATTAGATTCATGGCTGCCTCCTTATAGTTTCGCTAGGGCCTTCACCAAAACTCCGGTGAGCCCGAAAAACAAAATCGTGCTTGCAAGGTAAATCACATCCCAGATGATCTCCATAGGACCCTCCTGTTAATTACGAATGATCGTATCAATTTGGGTATAAAAACAGTATAAAAGGTGAGCCATGCTGCATAAAAATTTCATAAAAATGAATGGAGGCCGTTAAAGAGGGGACGTTGCGGCGGGAATATTTGGGAAATCGGTTTTTACTTAATTCGCCTTCTTCACCTTTTTAAGGTAAAGCAGATCCATCGCATTCACTTCCAATCCTTGAATAGATGGCTTGATGAGGAGATTCTGCGCCGCAAAGAAGAGCGGCATGATCGGCGACTCTTTCTCGGTCAAGATCCGCTGGGCCTCATCGTAAAGACCGATCCGTCGGGTTTCATCCGGCTCGCTGGCCGCCTCCGAAATGAGACGGTCGTATTCGGGACTCTTCCAGCGGGTATGGTTATTTCCGCTGGTGCCGGTGAAGAGGTTCATGAAGTTGTCGGGATCGGGGTAGTCGGCCCCCCATCCCAGGCGAAAGATCGACGGGGGATCTTCCCGCAACCGCTTCAGATAAACCTTCCATTCCATATTATCCAACGCAACCGTCACCCCCAAATTCCGCTTCCACTGCGCCTGGATATTCTCGGCAATCAGCCGATTGGTCTGAGTGGTGTCGAAGCCAAGGGTTACCGGGGGAAGTCCTGCCCCACCGGGAAAACCCGCCTCCGCCAGAAGGGCTTTGGCCCGTTCCGGATTGAAGCCAAGCCCGATCTTCGGATTGTGCCCGAACATCCCCGCCGGAATCCAGGAGGTCGCCGGGATCTCCCCCCCCTTCAAGATCTGCGGGATCTCGTTCCGATCGACCGCCATCGAGAAAGCCTGTCGCACGCGGGGATCATTGAAGGGGGCTTTCTGAACATTGAAGCCGTAATAATAACCTCTTAAAAAAGGGGCCCGAAGATAGTCGGGGTGGTTTTTGTATCGGGGGATCGCCACCGGGGGAAGGGCGACCCGGTCGAGGTGATCGGTCTCATAGAGTGTCAGCGCGGTCGTATCTTCCTCGACGACATAAAACATCACCCGGTCGAGCGCCGGACGGCCGCCGTGGTAGCGATCATTCGCCTCCAGAATGAGACGGTACTCGTGCCGCCATTCCTTGAGGCGAAAGGGGCCGCAGGTGATGATGTTTTCCGGTTCGGTCCAGCGGTCTCCATATCGCTCGATCACGTCGCGCCGCAGTGGGAAGGTCGCCGTGAAGGTGGTGATCGACGGGAAATAGACCGCCGGCTTTTTCAGATCGACTTGAAGGGTCTTTTCATCGATCGCCTTCACCCCCACCTGATCGGGATCTTTCAGCTCCCCGCTGTTATATTCGACCGCGTTCCGAATGTCGTACAGGAAATAGGCGTATTCCGATGCGGTTTTCGGATCGAGCAGCCGCTTCCAGGAATATTCGAAGTCATGCGCCGTCACCCGCTTCCCATCGGTCCAGAAGACATCATCTCTCAAGATAAAGACATAACGAAGTCCGTCGGGCGAAACCGCCCAGCCCTTTGCAATGGCCGGCTGGGGTCGAAGCGCCTCGTCATATTCGGCCAGACCTTCCATCAGGTTTTCGAGGACCCGGATCGAAACATTGTCGGTCGCCAGCGACCAATCGAGCGTCGGAGGCTCCGAGGCGATGTTCATTCTGAATGTCGACCCGCCGTCGGTCTCTTGATCGGGACGATTCCAAGCGAAAAAGAGAAGGGAGAAAAGAATGAGGGAGGCAAAAAAAGTCAGCTTTTTCATGTCGCCTTATGATAGGACATTTTTATTGGGACGTCAAAGTGGTAGGGGCGTGATTTATCACGTCCCGGTCTGTGGATCACGAAAGCAAGGGCGCCAAGGGCGCAATAAATTGCGCCCCTACTTGTCAAAACAAACCAACTCCGCTATCATCGCCGGTCATGACGCCGACCGTTTTCTTAACCCGCGCCCTCCCCGATCCGGTGATGAAAGAGATCCGACGGCACTTCCGTCTCCGGTACAACCGTGAAGATCGCCCCCTTTCTAAGCAGGAGATCCTTCGCGGCCTCCGCAACGCAGAAGGACTCATTTCGATGTTGAACGATCCGATCGACCGGGAGATCATCCACGCCGCATCCCGTCTTCGGATCATCGCCAACTACGCGGTCGGTTATAACAATATCGATTTGATCGCCGCGCGGGAGAGGGGCATTTTCGTCACCAACACACCGGGCGTTCTGACCGAAACAACCGCCGATCTCACCTGGGCTTTAATCCTGGCCGCCGCCCGGCGCCTCCCCGAGGGGGAGCGGCTCGCCCGGTCCGGAAAGTGGACCGGCTGGGCCCCCACCCAGCTCCTCGGGGGCGATGTTTTTGGAAAAACACTCGGCATCATCGGAATGGGGCGGATCGGACAGGCGGTCGCCAGGCGAGCGATCGGGTTTGAGATGCGGGTCGTTTACCACAGCCGACACCGCTTACCCGTTCGAGATGAGAAGCGGCTTCGGCTCTCTTTTCTTCCGTTGCCGGACCTCCTGAAGGAATCGGACTTTGTCTCCCTTCACCTTCCGTTGACGAAGGAGTCTCGCCATCTGATCGACCGGAAAGCTTTCCGTCTCATGAAATCGACGGCATTCCTGATCAACACGGCGCGCGGCCCGATCGTCGATGAGAAGGCGCTCATTAACGTGCTCCATCAGAAAAAGATTGCGGGAGCCGGTCTCGATGTCTTCGAAGAAGAACCAAGCCTTCCCCGGGCATTGCGCGAGAGAAAAGAAACCGTACTTCTCCCCCACCTCGGCTCCGCCTCCCTGGAAACCCGCATCCGAATGGGGCGGATCGTCCTGGGAAATTTGGTCGCCGCCCTAACCGGGAAGAAACCGCCAAATATGGTAAACTAGAAACTAAATTTGGAAGGGTGAACCATGTTTTATCACAAGATTGTCCTTTGGATCTTCGCTGCTTTCCTTTTTGTGATAGCGATCACTCCCCCCGCCTGGGCGATTAAACCCCGCCCGCCGTTGCAGCTCTCCCTTCAGCAGATCCCCCTTTCCGGAGGGCAGAGCCAGCTGATGATGATTGCGAGGGCCAATGTCGATATCAGCCATGTCGATCTTTCGCTTGAGCTCCCGCTCGGCCTTTCACTGGTTGAAGGAGAGGAGGAATGGGAGGGTCCGTTGAAAAGGGGGGAGACGAAACAGATCGAGTTAATTGTTCAAAGCCCGAATAAGGCGCCCCATCAAGTGACCGGCAAGGCCGTCATCGAATTAACCGCAGGAGAAAAGTTTGTGGAACAAGCGACCCTGACCCTCAATGAAGCAAAAAGCGACTCGCCGCGCCGCGCCCCCTCCGTCAAGCGGAAAGAAGGGGGAGAGACCATCCTCCAATTCAAAGGGAAATGAGATCATGCTCAATCGAACCCGCCTTCAGGCTGCCCTAGGATTCTGCCTTTTTCTTTTATCCGCCTGCGGCGGCGGAGGCGGCAGCAGTGGATCCGGAACCGCCACCCAAATCGTGATTACCCCTGAACAAGGAAACCTGATCGTTGGCCAGACGATCTCTTTCTCAGCGGTCGCACTCACCTCCTCCGGAAAAGAAGTAGACAATGTCTCTTTTAGCTGGCAGTCACTCGATCCGACCATCGCCGGCATCGATTCAAACGGCGTAGCCACCGGGAACGAGGTCGGCGTTGCGATCATTGCAGTCACCGGAACGTACAAATCCGGAAATTTCACCCGAACCGTCAGCGGAAGCGCAATGGTCGGCGTGCTCAGCCCCAACTCCGGTCAAAGCAACCTCACCTTCTCCGGAACAGTCCAATATGAAGATAGACCCTACGATATGGAAGGGTTCACCGGCGACACCGAGTTTCTGCCGGTCCGGGGAACCGTCGTCAATCTCGTGGCGATCGACGGCTTCGCCACAATCGCCACCGGTGAAACCGATAACAATGGTGATTTTAGTTTCAGCGGCATTGACAACTCCGGCCGGCAGGGAGGTATCTATATCGAGGTTGTTTCCAAAACGGAGCCGGACAATCCAACCCGAATTGAGATCCGAAACAATCCGGACGAAGAAGCCCTTCTCTCTTTAATCTCTCCCGGATATGATGACAGCAGCGGAACCGACTTTACCAATCTTCCGGTCACCGCCACCGTCGATTCCGGCGTCGGCGGCCTCTTCAATATCCTCGATGTCTTCTCGATGTCGAGCGAATTCATCCAGCAGGAAGGAGGCCTTTGCAAGCCGCCGGCGACCGACGCCTGCGTCCCTCCCCTTCTGGTGGCTTACTGGGAACCCGGGAGTTCGGAGGGAAGTTTCTATGAAGATCAACTCGACGCCATTTTTATCCTGGGAGGGGGAAATGCGGACGGAGATCACGACGAATATGACGATTCCGTCATCGCTCATGAATACGGCCACTTCGCCGTTCGTCATTTTTCCATCGATGATTCTCCCGGCGGAGCGCATTTCATCACCGACAACAAACAAGACATCCGGTTGAGCTGGTCGGAGGGCTGGGGAAATTTCTTCTCCAGCGCCGTTCGGAACAACCCCATCTACGTAGACACTTCGACAGGGGGCTCTTTTTCGTTCAATCTCGAGGACTACTCCTCCGCACCCACGCCGTCAACCCTCAACAGCGTTGCGATTTATACCACCAGCGAAATCGCCGTGACCGGCGTTCTCTGGGACCTATTTGACGATTCGGCCACGCTGGTCTCTCCCGTAATTGAGCCCCATGACCAAATCGCCCTCGGATTTGAGCCGATCTGGCAGACGCTCCTCCAATTTACCGATGCCGTACCAGCAACGATGGAAACATTCTGGCTACAATTCGAATCGAGCTATCCCGGCTCGGCCGCCGGCCTCCAATCGATCATGGTGGAGCGAAAGATGGAGCTCTTCGCCGACGCTTCCGAGACGAGCGGTCAAACCCCCGAAGCAACCGCATTGACCGAAAATGGCGCCGCACAGGAACATACCCTTTATCAAACCTCCCCGGCTGCCGCAGCAGGTGACGAAGATGTCATCCCCTTCTCCGTGACAGCGGGAGAGAGGTACACGCTGGAAACCGTGAACCTCGCGAACGGAGCCGATACTTATCTCTTCATTACCGATTCGCCAAATTCCAGCACGCCGCTATCCGGCTTGCAAAACGATAACCGAAGCGGCCGGAATCATCAGAACTGCGGCGCCAATCCCTTCACAGGAAACAGCACCTGCCCTAACAATGACCAGACCACCCTCTCTTCATCGATTAACTGGACGGCCAGCAACACAACTACGCTTTATGCGCATGTCGAGCGCTCTCCGAATGCTCCTCCGTCAGCAGGAATTCTCGGATCGTATGACATTCAATTAAAGAAAGAGTAGTCGATCGTCTGACCGTTCGATTCAGCGCGACTCGGGGGGTTCCCCCTTGTGGTGGGCGGATGTTTTTTGGTGGGAATGTTCGTGGACGTGTTGAAGACCGGCATGGTCGTGCGGATGGTCGTGCCCCGGGGGGGTCTCGATCGGCGCGCCGGCTTCCTTCCGTGCGGAAAAACCGCTCTCCTTGATCAAATGATAAGCGTAGGCGATCATGAAAAAGAGCGCGGCGACCAGAACGATCGTCGCTCCCGATGAGACATTGAAATAGAAGCTCGAATACATTCCGACGACGCCGCAGAGAAAACCGATCAACGTCGAAAGAAAGACCATCTTGTTGAAGCTGTCGGTGACAAGCCGGGAAGCCACCGCCGGAAAGACGATCGCCGCGGCGATCATCGTGACTCCCATCACCTGCATCGAGACGATAATCGTCGCCGCCAGCATCAGCGAGAAAAGCGATTCGACCCACCCCGTCGGAACCCCGTAAATCCGCGCCACCTCCGCATCGAACGTCGTGAAGAGAAACTGCCGGTAGAAAATAAAAATCAGCAAGCCGGAAACCGCGGTGACGGCGGCGATCGCCCAGAGATCCTGCGTTGTCACGCCGAGAATGTTTCCAAAAAGCGCGGCTTCGAAGTTTTTCGTAAAGCGGCGGTATTGGCTGATGATCGCCACGCCGATCGCGAAGCTCGCGGTCGTCACGACGCCGATGGCGGCGTCGGCGCCGATCTTTTTCCGGCGGGTCACCATGTTGATCAAAAGGGCCGAGAGAAATCCCCACAACCCGGCCCCGAGATAAAAATTCCAGTTCATCACGTAACTCACCACGGCGCCGCCGAAGACCGCGTGGGAAAGCCCGTGCCCAATGTAGCTCATCCTTCTTAGAACGATGTAAACGCCGATCAATCCGCAGATCGAGCCGACCAGCGAGGCGGCAATCAATCCATGCACAAAAAATTCATATTGAAGGGGGGCCGTTACGAAATTCAATGGAATCCTTGGGCTGAAGAATGACTCTGTTTCTTGAAGTGCAATCCGGCCTTCGGGCTGTCGTCCACCAGGATCACATCCCCCTGGCGGACCACCGACATCTCCGAATCGTAGGTTCTGGAGAGGATGGCCGAGGTAAAAATCTCTTCGGGATACCCCTGCGCGATAATAGTTTGATTGAAGCAGATGACCCAGGGAAGATGCCGTGCGACGGCATTCAGGTCGTGTGTCGTCAAGAGGATGGTGACTCCGCCTCGGTTCAACTCTCCGAGCAGATGAAGGATGGCATGTTGGGTTTTCAGATCGACTCCGGAGGTCGGTTCATCCAGAATCAAGAGTTTCGGATTTCCGATCAACGCCCGCGCCAGGAAAACCCGCTGCTGCTCGCCCCCCGACAACGCCTTGATATGCCGCTGCACGTAGGCGCCGATGCCGAGCTGTTCGAGCAACGTCTGAATCCGGGCGCGCTCCGGCCGTGTCAGCCAGGGGAGCCGCGACGACTCCCGGTAGAGCCCCATCGCCACCACCTGCTCCACCGTCACCGGAAAATCCCAATCGACCGTCTCGATCTGAGGGACATAACCGACGTGGGGAAGTGATTGCTGAGAAACCCGCGTTCCCGATACGGAGACCGAACCGGAAAGAATCGGAACGATCCCTAAGATGGCCTTGAGAAGGGTCGATTTTCCGGTCCCGCTCGGACCGACCAAGCCGGCGAATTGTCCGGGGTAAAGCTGAAGGGTGAGATTTTGAAAAACCGTTTTTTTGGGGTAACCGCAGGTCACTTCCTGGAGCGAAACCAGTGCTTTCTCTCCGTCTGAATAAGCGGACATTTCTAGCTGAGGTCCTTCCCGGTCGTTGTGGCGGTCAGCTTTCCATGTTTGACCCCTTTGGTGGAGATCAACGAATCGGCAATCTTCCTGATCTCTCCGGCCCGTCCCCTCACCACCAGCACCTCCAGGCAACGATGTTCGTCGAGATGGATATGAAGCGTCGACCGGATCAACTTCGAATAGAGGTGCTGGAGATCGGTCA contains:
- a CDS encoding D-glycerate dehydrogenase; protein product: MTPTVFLTRALPDPVMKEIRRHFRLRYNREDRPLSKQEILRGLRNAEGLISMLNDPIDREIIHAASRLRIIANYAVGYNNIDLIAARERGIFVTNTPGVLTETTADLTWALILAAARRLPEGERLARSGKWTGWAPTQLLGGDVFGKTLGIIGMGRIGQAVARRAIGFEMRVVYHSRHRLPVRDEKRLRLSFLPLPDLLKESDFVSLHLPLTKESRHLIDRKAFRLMKSTAFLINTARGPIVDEKALINVLHQKKIAGAGLDVFEEEPSLPRALRERKETVLLPHLGSASLETRIRMGRIVLGNLVAALTGKKPPNMVN
- a CDS encoding Ig-like domain-containing protein; translated protein: MLNRTRLQAALGFCLFLLSACGGGGGSSGSGTATQIVITPEQGNLIVGQTISFSAVALTSSGKEVDNVSFSWQSLDPTIAGIDSNGVATGNEVGVAIIAVTGTYKSGNFTRTVSGSAMVGVLSPNSGQSNLTFSGTVQYEDRPYDMEGFTGDTEFLPVRGTVVNLVAIDGFATIATGETDNNGDFSFSGIDNSGRQGGIYIEVVSKTEPDNPTRIEIRNNPDEEALLSLISPGYDDSSGTDFTNLPVTATVDSGVGGLFNILDVFSMSSEFIQQEGGLCKPPATDACVPPLLVAYWEPGSSEGSFYEDQLDAIFILGGGNADGDHDEYDDSVIAHEYGHFAVRHFSIDDSPGGAHFITDNKQDIRLSWSEGWGNFFSSAVRNNPIYVDTSTGGSFSFNLEDYSSAPTPSTLNSVAIYTTSEIAVTGVLWDLFDDSATLVSPVIEPHDQIALGFEPIWQTLLQFTDAVPATMETFWLQFESSYPGSAAGLQSIMVERKMELFADASETSGQTPEATALTENGAAQEHTLYQTSPAAAAGDEDVIPFSVTAGERYTLETVNLANGADTYLFITDSPNSSTPLSGLQNDNRSGRNHQNCGANPFTGNSTCPNNDQTTLSSSINWTASNTTTLYAHVERSPNAPPSAGILGSYDIQLKKE
- a CDS encoding metal ABC transporter permease, coding for MNFVTAPLQYEFFVHGLIAASLVGSICGLIGVYIVLRRMSYIGHGLSHAVFGGAVVSYVMNWNFYLGAGLWGFLSALLINMVTRRKKIGADAAIGVVTTASFAIGVAIISQYRRFTKNFEAALFGNILGVTTQDLWAIAAVTAVSGLLIFIFYRQFLFTTFDAEVARIYGVPTGWVESLFSLMLAATIIVSMQVMGVTMIAAAIVFPAVASRLVTDSFNKMVFLSTLIGFLCGVVGMYSSFYFNVSSGATIVLVAALFFMIAYAYHLIKESGFSARKEAGAPIETPPGHDHPHDHAGLQHVHEHSHQKTSAHHKGEPPESR
- a CDS encoding ABC transporter ATP-binding protein — translated: MSAYSDGEKALVSLQEVTCGYPKKTVFQNLTLQLYPGQFAGLVGPSGTGKSTLLKAILGIVPILSGSVSVSGTRVSQQSLPHVGYVPQIETVDWDFPVTVEQVVAMGLYRESSRLPWLTRPERARIQTLLEQLGIGAYVQRHIKALSGGEQQRVFLARALIGNPKLLILDEPTSGVDLKTQHAILHLLGELNRGGVTILLTTHDLNAVARHLPWVICFNQTIIAQGYPEEIFTSAILSRTYDSEMSVVRQGDVILVDDSPKAGLHFKKQSHSSAQGFH